A window of Ananas comosus cultivar F153 linkage group 4, ASM154086v1, whole genome shotgun sequence contains these coding sequences:
- the LOC109708461 gene encoding sm-like protein LSM5 gives MSHNNPSQLLPSELIDRCIGSKIWVIMKGDKELVGTLRGFDVYVNMVLEDVTEYEITAEGRRITKLDQILLNGNNIAILVPGGSPDPE, from the exons ATGTCCCACAACAACCCTTCTCAGCTCCTCCCTTCAG AGTTGATCGATCGGTGCATCGGGTCGAAGATATGGGTGATAATGAAGGGCGACAAGGAGCTCGTCGGAACCCTAAGGGGCTTCGACGTCTACGTCAACATGGTCCTCGAGGACGTCACCGAATA CGAAATCACAGCGGAGGGTCGCCGAATAACGAAGCTTGATCAGATACTGTTAAACGGGAACAACATTGCCATT CTAGTTCCTGGTGGTTCTCCtgacccagaatag
- the LOC109709241 gene encoding phospholipase A1-Igamma1, chloroplastic-like isoform X1 encodes MRLPERWREIHGRDDWAGLLDPIDPLLRQELIRYGEFSQACYDAFDYDPFSRYCGSCKYNRRRFFAGLGMADCGYDVTRYLYATSNINLPNFFATSSSSSSSSSSSSRNGSSKLWSQRANWIGYVAVSDDDCSARIGRRDVVVAWRGTVTRLEWVADLMDFLKPVATEKIPCPDPSVKVESGFIDLYTDKDPTCRFCKYSAREQVLSELRKLVHHYAHVRGEEVSVTVTGHSLGSALAMLSAYDLAETGVVEGKAVCVLSFSGPRVGNRRFRQRFEEGLGVKALRVVNVHDTVPKVPGIFLNEGLRGLPDAVRRLADALPWSYSHVGVELALDHTHSPFLKPTADPSCFHNLEAHLHLLDGYHGKGQRFVLASGRDPALVNKACDFLKEHHMVPPYWRQDENKGMVRAHDGRWIQPERQKIDDHPADTHQHLRLLGLRRHHDDNADDAADK; translated from the exons ATGCGGCTGCCGGAGCGGTGGCGCGAGATCCACGGCCGCGACGACTGGGCGGGCCTGCTGGACCCGATAGACCCGCTGCTGCGGCAGGAGCTGATCCGATACGGAGAATTCTCGCAGGCCTGCTACGACGCGTTCGACTACGACCCCTTCTCGCGGTACTGCGGCAGCTGCAAGTACAACCGCCGCCGCTTCTTCGCCGGCCTCGGCATGGCCGACTGCGGCTACGACGTCACCCGCTACCTCTACGCCACCTCCAACATCAACCTCCCCAACTTCttcgccacctcctcctcctcctcctcctcctcctcctcctcctccagaaACGGCAGCAGCAAGCTGTGGAGCCAGCGCGCCAACTGGATCGGGTACGTcgccgtctccgacgacgactgCAGCGCGCGCATCGGCCGCCGGGACGTCGTCGTCGCCTGGCGCGGGACGGTCACCCGGCTGGAGTGGGTGGCGGACTTGATGGACTTTCTGAAGCCGGTGGCCACCGAGAAGATCCCCTGCCCCGACCCCTCCGTCAAGGTGGAGTCCGGCTTCATCGACCTCTACACCGACAAGGACCCCACCTGCCGCTTCTGCAAGTACTCCGCCCGCGAGCAGGTCCTCTCCGAGCTGCGCAAGCTCGTCCACCACTACGCCCACGTCag GGGAGAGGAGGTGAGCGTGACGGTGACGGGGCACAGCCTGGGGAGCGCGCTGGCGATGCTGAGCGCGTACGACTTGGCGGAGACGGGGGTGGTGGAGGGGAAGGCGGTGTGCGTGCTGTCGTTCTCGGGGCCGCGGGTGGGGAACCGGCGGTTCCGGCAGAGGTTCGAGGAGGGGCTGGGGGTGAAGGCGCTGCGCGTGGTGAACGTGCACGACACGGTGCCCAAGGTGCCCGGGATCTTCCTCAACGAGGGCCTGCGCGGGCTGCCGGACGCGGTGCGCCGCCTCGCCGACGCCCTGCCGTGGAGCTACAGCCACGTCGGCGTCGAGCTCGCGCTGGACCACACGCACTCCCCCTTCCTCAAGCCCACCGCCGATCCCTCCTGCTTCCACAACCTCGAGGcccacctccacctcctcgACGG GTACCACGGGAAGGGGCAGCGGTTTGTGCTGGCCAGCGGCCGGGACCCGGCGCTGGTGAACAAGGCATGTGACTTCTTGAAGGAGCACCACATGGTGCCGCCGTACTGGCGGCAGGACGAGAACAAGGGCATGGTGAGGGCCCACGACGGCCGCTGGATCCAGCCCGAGCGCCAGAAGATCGACGACCACCCGGCCGACACCCACCAACACCTCCGCCtcctcggcctccgccgccaccaCGACGACAACGCCGATGATGCTGCCGACAAATGA
- the LOC109709241 gene encoding phospholipase A1-Igamma2, chloroplastic-like isoform X2, whose translation MRLPERWREIHGRDDWAGLLDPIDPLLRQELIRYGEFSQACYDAFDYDPFSRYCGSCKYNRRRFFAGLGMADCGYDVTRYLYATSNINLPNFFATSSSSSSSSSSSSRNGSSKLWSQRANWIGYVAVSDDDCSARIGRRDVVVAWRGTVTRLEWVADLMDFLKPVATEKIPCPDPSVKVESGFIDLYTDKDPTCRFCKYSAREQVLSELRKLVHHYAHVRGEEVSVTVTGHSLGSALAMLSAYDLAETGVVEGKAVCVLSFSGPRVGNRRFRQRFEEGLGVKALRVVNVHDTVPKVPGIFLNEGLRGLPDAVRRLADALPWSYSHVGVELALDHTHSPFLKPTADPSCFHNLEAHLHLLDGYTYVPREGAAVCAGQRPGPGAGEQGM comes from the exons ATGCGGCTGCCGGAGCGGTGGCGCGAGATCCACGGCCGCGACGACTGGGCGGGCCTGCTGGACCCGATAGACCCGCTGCTGCGGCAGGAGCTGATCCGATACGGAGAATTCTCGCAGGCCTGCTACGACGCGTTCGACTACGACCCCTTCTCGCGGTACTGCGGCAGCTGCAAGTACAACCGCCGCCGCTTCTTCGCCGGCCTCGGCATGGCCGACTGCGGCTACGACGTCACCCGCTACCTCTACGCCACCTCCAACATCAACCTCCCCAACTTCttcgccacctcctcctcctcctcctcctcctcctcctcctcctccagaaACGGCAGCAGCAAGCTGTGGAGCCAGCGCGCCAACTGGATCGGGTACGTcgccgtctccgacgacgactgCAGCGCGCGCATCGGCCGCCGGGACGTCGTCGTCGCCTGGCGCGGGACGGTCACCCGGCTGGAGTGGGTGGCGGACTTGATGGACTTTCTGAAGCCGGTGGCCACCGAGAAGATCCCCTGCCCCGACCCCTCCGTCAAGGTGGAGTCCGGCTTCATCGACCTCTACACCGACAAGGACCCCACCTGCCGCTTCTGCAAGTACTCCGCCCGCGAGCAGGTCCTCTCCGAGCTGCGCAAGCTCGTCCACCACTACGCCCACGTCag GGGAGAGGAGGTGAGCGTGACGGTGACGGGGCACAGCCTGGGGAGCGCGCTGGCGATGCTGAGCGCGTACGACTTGGCGGAGACGGGGGTGGTGGAGGGGAAGGCGGTGTGCGTGCTGTCGTTCTCGGGGCCGCGGGTGGGGAACCGGCGGTTCCGGCAGAGGTTCGAGGAGGGGCTGGGGGTGAAGGCGCTGCGCGTGGTGAACGTGCACGACACGGTGCCCAAGGTGCCCGGGATCTTCCTCAACGAGGGCCTGCGCGGGCTGCCGGACGCGGTGCGCCGCCTCGCCGACGCCCTGCCGTGGAGCTACAGCCACGTCGGCGTCGAGCTCGCGCTGGACCACACGCACTCCCCCTTCCTCAAGCCCACCGCCGATCCCTCCTGCTTCCACAACCTCGAGGcccacctccacctcctcgACGGGTACACATAC GTACCACGGGAAGGGGCAGCGGTTTGTGCTGGCCAGCGGCCGGGACCCGGCGCTGGTGAACAAGGCATGTGA